The nucleotide window CCCATGCAGAGCGCGGGGTCATCTTCCGATGAAGGCCAAGACCCCGTTTAAATTTTTTAGTATTGGGACGGTGGAGCTTGAGTCAAGCTCTCCGCAGAAGAAAAGGTCGTTGTCGAAGCCCAGGCCCGCGAGTATCCTGCCGTGAGCCGATTCCTGGCAGACCGCTGTGATGTCGGGGCCGACGTGATGCCAGAGCGCCATCGCGGCCATCGCGCCGTCTGTAAGTTCCATCTCGGTGCCGCCGTTTGACGGGGCGAGTACTAGCATTTTTTCTATCAGCATCCCCGCGCAGATTGTGTCTTCAAGCGAGAATTCGCCGTTTCTTCCCGCGCAGAGGACGCCTATGTTGGTGCCGGAGCAGATGGCGTCCCAGGCGGCGGCTTCCGCGTTTCTCGCGCAGGCCGCTATGACGTGCGCGCAGCCTTCGCTTGCCTTCATTATGGCTCTTGTGCCGTTTGAGGTGGTGATTATGGCGTTTTGGGGGGCGCCCGCTGCGGAAAGTTCAAGCGGCGAATTTCCGAAGTCAAAACCGGGCGCGGCAAGTCCGCCGCGTTCTCCCATTATTTTCCAGTCGCCGCCAAGTTGGTCTCTCATTTCAAAGGCGGCGTCAACCTCCGTCACAGGAACGAGCACCTCGCCTCCCGCGTCAAAGAATGTCGTTATCTGCGTCGTGGCGCGCAAGAGATCTACCACAACGCGTACGTCATGTTCTTTCAGCGCCTCGCAAGGCAGAAATGCGGCGTCAAATATATATTTCATTTACTAGACCTCCTTTTTATTGTACTGGCCATTCCGTCAGGTAATATTTATTTTTCCCGGCGCGCTTTGCCTCGTAGAGCGCGCGGTCTGCGGCCGCGTAAAGTTCACGGCAGGTTACGTTGTCTGTTTTGCGGGCGACTGTGACGCCTACGCTCGCCGTGAGGCGCAGGAAGCCGCATGAGACTTCAAGCGCCGAAATGAGGCGCTTCGCGGTCTTCGCGGCGGAACGCGGCGTGACGTTTCCGGAAAGAAAGATGAAGAATTCGTCGCCGCCCATCCTTCCGATTATGTCGTCGTCTCTTAATGCCGATCTCATTGTGTTCGAGGCGGCTATCAACGCGTCGTCTCCCTGAAGATGGCCCAGGCTGTCGTTTATCTGCTTGAAATTGTCAAGGTCTATCATAAAGACGGCGCAGCGGTCGGAGGCGCCCATCGCCTCTATGCGTTCATCGCCCATACGCAGCGCGGCCTCTCTATTGAGCAGGTTGGTCATCGCGTCATGCGAGGCGCGCTCCGCAAGCTCTACTATTGCGCTGCGTTCTTCGTGTATGTCTTCAAATACTATGAAGGCCTTG belongs to Cloacibacillus sp. and includes:
- a CDS encoding GGDEF domain-containing protein produces the protein EGRLLGLFFAGVKEDNLIFREEADGLFRWTKANVQMVKYPYTDDVKAFIVFEDIHEERSAIVELAERASHDAMTNLLNREAALRMGDERIEAMGASDRCAVFMIDLDNFKQINDSLGHLQGDDALIAASNTMRSALRDDDIIGRMGGDEFFIFLSGNVTPRSAAKTAKRLISALEVSCGFLRLTASVGVTVARKTDNVTCRELYAAADRALYEAKRAGKNKYYLTEWPVQ
- a CDS encoding 2-phosphosulfolactate phosphatase, giving the protein MKYIFDAAFLPCEALKEHDVRVVVDLLRATTQITTFFDAGGEVLVPVTEVDAAFEMRDQLGGDWKIMGERGGLAAPGFDFGNSPLELSAAGAPQNAIITTSNGTRAIMKASEGCAHVIAACARNAEAAAWDAICSGTNIGVLCAGRNGEFSLEDTICAGMLIEKMLVLAPSNGGTEMELTDGAMAAMALWHHVGPDITAVCQESAHGRILAGLGFDNDLFFCGELDSSSTVPILKNLNGVLAFIGR